A genomic window from Cupriavidus basilensis includes:
- the queC gene encoding 7-cyano-7-deazaguanine synthase QueC, giving the protein MKKRAIVLLSGGLDSATVLAMANAQGFETYALSMRYGQRHSSELEAAKRVAAALGAVRHEIIDLDLRRFGGSALTDDSLEVPTDGAVGGIPVTYVPARNTIMLSLALGWAEAVGGRDLFFGANAVDYSGYPDCRPEYVSAYEALANLATKAGVEGERIRVHAPIIDMTKGEIIRAGVKLGVDYGMTVSCYKADDDGRACGVCDSCRIRRAGFEAAGVPDPTRYQGAA; this is encoded by the coding sequence ATGAAAAAACGCGCTATCGTCCTGCTTTCCGGCGGCCTGGACTCCGCCACCGTCCTTGCCATGGCCAATGCGCAAGGCTTCGAGACCTATGCGTTGTCGATGCGCTACGGTCAGCGCCATTCCTCGGAACTGGAGGCCGCAAAGCGCGTGGCCGCCGCCCTGGGCGCGGTGCGCCACGAGATCATCGACCTGGACCTGCGCCGCTTCGGCGGCTCCGCGCTCACCGACGATAGCCTTGAGGTGCCTACGGACGGTGCCGTCGGCGGCATTCCGGTTACCTACGTGCCGGCCCGCAATACCATCATGCTGTCGCTGGCCCTGGGCTGGGCCGAGGCCGTTGGCGGCCGTGACCTGTTCTTCGGTGCCAATGCGGTCGACTACTCTGGCTATCCGGATTGCCGGCCCGAGTACGTGTCCGCCTACGAGGCGCTTGCCAACCTGGCCACCAAGGCCGGCGTCGAAGGCGAGCGCATCCGCGTGCACGCGCCCATCATCGACATGACCAAGGGCGAGATCATCCGCGCCGGCGTCAAGCTCGGGGTGGACTACGGCATGACGGTGTCGTGCTATAAAGCCGACGACGACGGCCGGGCCTGTGGCGTGTGCGACTCTTGCCGCATCCGCCGCGCGGGCTTCGAGGCCGCTGGCGTGCCCGATCCCACCCGCTACCAGGGCGCAGCCTGA
- the ybgF gene encoding tol-pal system protein YbgF, translated as MKARASKLVLLTAMSCASLLPFAQARAGVFDDDEARKAIVNMRDQFNGFQATASQRIDQNSRAQLDMQNQLEGLRQEVARLRGQNEMLQNEVTTLQKQQKDYYADLDARLKKFEPQQVTVDGREGLSQPGEKTEYDAALKQFQTGDFKGAGNVFAGFIKKYPQSPYVPLAQFWLGNSLYAQRDYRGSTSVLQNMVQAYPDHPKVPDALIAIANNQIESGQKPAARKTLEQVVAKYPGTEGAQAASNRLKTLK; from the coding sequence ATGAAAGCACGCGCCTCCAAGTTGGTATTGCTTACTGCGATGTCCTGCGCCAGCCTGCTGCCGTTTGCACAGGCGCGGGCCGGCGTGTTCGACGATGACGAGGCGCGCAAAGCCATCGTCAACATGCGGGACCAGTTCAACGGTTTCCAGGCGACGGCATCGCAGCGCATCGACCAGAACAGCCGCGCCCAGCTCGACATGCAGAACCAGCTCGAAGGTCTGCGCCAGGAAGTGGCGCGACTGCGTGGCCAGAACGAGATGCTGCAGAACGAGGTGACGACGCTGCAAAAGCAGCAGAAGGACTACTACGCGGACCTGGATGCGCGCCTGAAGAAATTCGAGCCGCAACAGGTCACCGTGGATGGCCGCGAAGGGCTGTCGCAACCTGGCGAGAAGACCGAATACGATGCCGCGCTCAAGCAGTTCCAGACCGGGGACTTCAAGGGTGCCGGCAACGTGTTCGCGGGCTTCATCAAGAAGTACCCGCAGAGCCCGTACGTGCCGCTGGCGCAGTTCTGGCTCGGCAACTCGCTGTACGCGCAGCGCGACTACCGCGGCTCGACCTCGGTGTTGCAGAACATGGTGCAGGCCTATCCGGATCACCCCAAGGTGCCGGATGCGCTGATCGCCATTGCCAACAACCAGATCGAATCGGGCCAGAAGCCCGCTGCCCGCAAGACCCTGGAGCAGGTGGTAGCAAAGTACCCCGGCACCGAGGGCGCGCAGGCGGCGAGCAATCGCCTCAAGACGCTGAAGTAA
- the pal gene encoding peptidoglycan-associated lipoprotein Pal, which produces MTNMMTKTLAVAALLALGACSSGVKLDDTANAGAGNKGTPSTDARAVAPVDVSRDPLNDPNSPLAKRSVYFDFDSYSVKSDYQGMLSEHAKYLAANKGRRILIQGNTDDRGTSEYNLALGQKRAEAVRRSLSSLGVPETQMEAVSLGKEKPKATGHDEAAWAENRRADITY; this is translated from the coding sequence ATGACCAATATGATGACCAAAACCCTTGCCGTCGCCGCTCTGCTGGCCCTCGGCGCTTGCAGCTCCGGCGTCAAGCTGGACGACACCGCCAACGCCGGTGCCGGCAACAAGGGTACGCCTTCGACCGACGCCCGCGCCGTGGCGCCGGTGGACGTGTCGCGTGATCCGCTGAACGATCCGAACAGCCCGCTGGCCAAGCGCAGCGTGTACTTCGACTTCGACAGCTACAGCGTCAAGTCCGACTACCAGGGCATGCTGTCGGAGCACGCCAAGTACCTGGCCGCCAACAAGGGCCGCCGCATCCTGATTCAGGGCAACACCGACGATCGCGGCACCAGCGAATACAACCTGGCACTGGGCCAGAAGCGCGCCGAAGCCGTGCGCCGCTCGCTGTCCTCGCTGGGCGTGCCGGAAACCCAGATGGAAGCCGTCAGCCTGGGCAAGGAAAAGCCCAAGGCAACCGGCCACGACGAAGCCGCCTGGGCAGAAAACCGCCGCGCGGACATCACGTACTAA
- the tolB gene encoding Tol-Pal system beta propeller repeat protein TolB, whose product MRKLWAPLWLAARRHGARAHALFAGLAVVLACSAGSAQAQLNVEITGVGASQFPIATANFQGEAQAPQNLTAIIRSDLQRSGRFRNVDPGGATVAESANADLGSWKARGADAFVAGSVTPTGNGQYDVRFRLYDTVKGTSLGGLAFTVSANQLRVTGHKIADYIYEKLLGERGVFATRLSYVSRVGGRFQLLISDSDGQNSQVALTSNEPIISPSWSPDGSKVAYVSFEAKKPVVYVHDLATGKRTLVSNQKGNNSAPSWSPDGQRLAVALSRDGNTQIYQVGADGSGLKRLTRSSAIDTEPQYAPDGRSIYFTSDRGGAPQIYRMPAGGEEGGAAQRVTFKGSYNVSPRISPDGKQLAYITRSGGFKLQLMDLGNGDVTSLTDTANDEAPSFAANGKYILYATRVGGRSVLAAVSTDGRTRQVLSLQSGEVREPSWGPFMQ is encoded by the coding sequence ATGCGAAAGCTTTGGGCCCCCCTTTGGCTGGCCGCGCGGCGGCACGGCGCCCGCGCGCACGCCCTGTTTGCCGGGCTGGCCGTGGTGCTGGCGTGTTCGGCCGGCAGCGCACAGGCGCAATTGAACGTTGAAATCACCGGCGTCGGCGCCAGCCAGTTCCCCATCGCCACGGCCAACTTCCAGGGCGAAGCCCAGGCCCCGCAAAATCTCACCGCCATCATCCGCAGTGACCTGCAGCGCAGCGGCCGCTTCCGCAATGTCGACCCGGGCGGCGCCACGGTGGCAGAGTCCGCCAATGCCGACCTGGGCAGCTGGAAGGCGCGCGGCGCCGATGCCTTCGTCGCCGGCAGCGTCACACCTACCGGCAACGGCCAGTACGACGTGCGCTTTCGCCTCTACGACACCGTCAAGGGCACCAGCCTGGGTGGCCTGGCCTTCACGGTCAGCGCAAACCAGCTGCGCGTGACCGGTCACAAGATCGCCGACTACATCTACGAGAAGCTGCTGGGCGAGCGCGGTGTGTTTGCCACGCGGCTGTCCTATGTCTCGCGGGTGGGCGGGCGTTTCCAGCTGCTGATCTCGGACTCCGACGGCCAGAACTCTCAAGTCGCGCTGACCAGCAACGAGCCGATCATCTCGCCTTCGTGGTCGCCGGATGGCAGCAAGGTTGCTTATGTGTCCTTTGAAGCCAAGAAGCCCGTGGTCTACGTGCACGACCTGGCGACCGGCAAGCGCACGCTGGTGTCGAACCAAAAGGGCAACAACAGCGCGCCTTCGTGGTCGCCTGACGGCCAGCGCCTGGCGGTGGCGCTGTCGCGCGACGGCAATACCCAGATCTACCAGGTTGGCGCCGATGGCTCCGGGCTCAAGCGCCTCACACGCAGCAGCGCCATCGATACCGAGCCGCAATACGCGCCGGATGGCCGCAGCATCTACTTCACCAGCGATCGGGGCGGTGCGCCGCAGATCTACCGCATGCCGGCCGGCGGCGAAGAAGGCGGCGCAGCCCAGCGCGTGACCTTCAAGGGCAGCTACAACGTGAGCCCGCGCATTTCCCCGGATGGCAAGCAGCTGGCCTACATCACCCGCAGCGGCGGCTTCAAGCTGCAGTTGATGGATCTCGGCAACGGCGATGTGACCTCGCTGACCGACACCGCCAACGACGAGGCCCCGAGCTTCGCCGCCAACGGCAAGTACATTCTTTATGCCACCCGGGTGGGAGGTCGCTCGGTGCTGGCGGCAGTGTCCACTGACGGGCGTACCCGGCAGGTTTTGTCGCTCCAGTCCGGCGAGGTTCGCGAGCCGTCCTGGGGACCATTCATGCAATAA
- the tolA gene encoding cell envelope integrity protein TolA, with the protein MKTAAYPYQPAPERGTLRSFLLAVFMHLLLGIVLYFGVHWQSSTPVGAEAELWDEIPATTAPPPPPPPPAPQPIVQARPAPAAPAVRSRAEEDAEIALQQQKRRQAEAAAREEARQQADLRARQEAERQEAARKEAARKDAQHKDDLRREERRREELKKDELKKDAQRKEDARRQAALQEQRKEQVERERKEADAKARAEAKSRAEADARARAEADAKAKAAADAKAKANAEAKAAANAKAKADADAKAKRDAAANAQRHSELARLQAMAGGGAAVGGAGGVGSSAGSGAGSGGKASPGYPDRVRRRVKPNIVFTEDVPGNPAAVVSVQLAPDGSLMSARLSKSSGNSGWDNAVLRAVERSDPLPRDENGKAPASFTITFKPKD; encoded by the coding sequence ATGAAAACCGCCGCCTATCCTTATCAGCCGGCCCCGGAGCGGGGAACCCTGCGTTCCTTCCTGCTCGCGGTTTTCATGCACCTGTTGCTGGGCATCGTGCTGTATTTCGGCGTGCACTGGCAGAGCAGCACCCCGGTGGGTGCCGAGGCCGAACTCTGGGATGAGATCCCGGCCACTACCGCACCGCCGCCGCCCCCGCCACCTCCCGCACCGCAGCCCATCGTACAAGCCCGTCCCGCGCCTGCCGCGCCAGCGGTGAGGTCTCGTGCCGAAGAAGACGCGGAGATCGCCCTCCAGCAGCAAAAGCGCCGCCAGGCCGAGGCCGCCGCCCGCGAGGAGGCGCGCCAGCAGGCCGACCTGCGCGCACGCCAGGAAGCTGAGCGGCAGGAAGCGGCCCGCAAAGAAGCCGCCCGCAAGGATGCCCAGCACAAGGACGACCTGCGCCGCGAAGAGCGACGCCGCGAAGAACTGAAGAAGGACGAACTGAAGAAGGACGCCCAGCGCAAGGAAGACGCGCGCAGGCAGGCCGCGCTGCAGGAGCAGCGCAAGGAGCAGGTTGAGCGCGAGCGTAAGGAAGCTGACGCCAAGGCCCGCGCCGAGGCCAAGAGCCGTGCCGAGGCGGATGCCAGGGCGCGCGCCGAAGCCGACGCCAAGGCCAAGGCAGCCGCCGACGCCAAGGCCAAGGCCAACGCTGAGGCCAAGGCCGCCGCCAACGCGAAAGCCAAGGCTGATGCGGATGCCAAGGCCAAGCGCGACGCCGCCGCCAATGCCCAGCGCCACAGTGAACTGGCGCGACTGCAGGCCATGGCCGGCGGCGGGGCGGCAGTCGGCGGCGCCGGCGGTGTCGGCAGCAGCGCTGGCAGCGGTGCTGGTTCAGGCGGCAAGGCCTCGCCTGGCTACCCGGATCGCGTGCGTCGCCGCGTCAAGCCGAATATCGTGTTTACCGAAGACGTGCCTGGCAATCCGGCTGCGGTGGTGTCGGTTCAACTGGCGCCGGACGGCTCCTTGATGTCCGCGCGGCTGTCCAAGTCCAGCGGCAATTCGGGCTGGGACAACGCCGTGCTGCGCGCCGTGGAGCGCTCGGATCCGCTGCCCCGCGACGAAAACGGCAAGGCGCCGGCCAGCTTCACGATCACCTTCAAGCCTAAGGATTAA
- the tolR gene encoding protein TolR: MAAIQRRGGSRRRASADINVVPYIDVMLVLLVIFMVAAPIVNPAVVDLPSVANATQQQKAPPIVVTVHEDGALTARGKDNAGNSFERKLDKQGLIDFVHQRQNENPDQPVVIAADRSVKYEAVLDVMSVLKADGVKRVGLMVKPK, translated from the coding sequence ATGGCAGCGATACAGCGCCGTGGCGGCTCGCGCCGCCGGGCCAGCGCCGACATCAACGTCGTGCCTTACATTGACGTGATGCTGGTGCTGCTCGTCATTTTCATGGTGGCGGCACCGATCGTGAATCCCGCCGTGGTTGACCTGCCCAGCGTGGCCAACGCCACCCAGCAGCAAAAGGCGCCCCCTATCGTGGTGACCGTGCATGAGGACGGCGCACTGACCGCGCGTGGCAAGGATAACGCCGGCAACAGCTTCGAGCGCAAGCTCGACAAGCAGGGCCTGATCGATTTCGTGCATCAGCGCCAGAACGAGAATCCCGATCAGCCGGTGGTGATCGCCGCCGACCGCTCGGTCAAGTACGAAGCCGTGCTGGACGTCATGTCAGTGCTCAAGGCTGATGGCGTGAAGCGCGTCGGCCTGATGGTCAAGCCCAAGTAA